One window from the genome of Deltaproteobacteria bacterium encodes:
- a CDS encoding DUF4340 domain-containing protein, whose amino-acid sequence MSFRKTLLAIVMLAAVAAVFFLYEKPRQKKAVDDKESAEKAMSIDLDQIDRIRIAQGKAEIVVEKTGDDAWKVTAPYTDDADKYTVQGMVSQLRNARAERVVEEPDADLGQYGLDDPRLRVTVRANGVEQSIDLGATHTIGNSVFAKRPDSPKLLVMPDTFLATFEVPAVKLRDKTIFPKGYDVEPERIELQDAGVTRWVLVREEIKPEPDAADEAKSDDDAAPDDAPKTETIWRIEGPSPWWKADDQAVSDLVGALRELQVEGVVTETAERTAENSLAPPAHTIIAKYGGTENREIRVDLGAQPESDPQDRMAAVPKGYLALVREATVAKIAKPVADLRSRLLGDFALSKVRKARLQTGAGEIIVSRSAEQDFSAPGAETLDDERVLADLRRLVDLSGIGEIEPRLANKAVNALMKPDLVIELTGDGDRVLARVEATRMREPGSKDDFVVARGLTSPAIWRVDPSVLAGWPTTIGDWVKPAEAAPAAEGAGEGEGEKGE is encoded by the coding sequence ATGAGCTTTCGCAAGACCCTCCTTGCGATCGTGATGCTCGCGGCGGTCGCGGCCGTATTCTTCCTGTACGAAAAGCCGCGCCAGAAAAAAGCGGTGGACGACAAGGAGAGCGCCGAAAAGGCGATGTCGATCGACCTGGACCAGATCGACCGCATTCGGATCGCGCAGGGAAAGGCCGAGATCGTCGTCGAAAAAACCGGCGACGATGCGTGGAAGGTCACCGCGCCTTACACCGACGACGCCGACAAATACACCGTGCAGGGTATGGTGTCGCAGCTTCGCAACGCTCGCGCCGAGCGCGTGGTCGAGGAACCCGACGCGGATCTCGGCCAGTACGGTCTCGACGATCCGCGCCTGCGCGTCACGGTGCGTGCGAACGGCGTGGAGCAGTCGATCGATCTGGGTGCGACGCACACCATCGGCAACTCCGTTTTCGCCAAGCGCCCCGACAGCCCGAAGCTCCTCGTCATGCCCGACACGTTCCTTGCCACGTTCGAGGTTCCGGCGGTCAAGCTGCGCGACAAGACGATCTTTCCCAAGGGCTACGACGTCGAGCCCGAGCGCATCGAGCTGCAGGACGCGGGCGTGACGCGCTGGGTGCTGGTGCGCGAAGAGATCAAGCCCGAACCCGACGCGGCGGACGAGGCCAAGTCCGATGACGACGCCGCGCCCGACGACGCGCCGAAGACCGAGACCATTTGGCGCATCGAGGGTCCGAGCCCATGGTGGAAGGCCGACGATCAGGCCGTCTCGGATCTGGTCGGCGCGCTGCGCGAGTTGCAGGTCGAGGGCGTGGTCACCGAAACCGCCGAACGCACCGCGGAAAACAGCCTCGCGCCCCCCGCGCACACCATCATCGCCAAGTACGGTGGGACCGAAAACCGCGAGATCCGCGTCGATCTGGGGGCTCAGCCGGAATCGGACCCGCAAGACCGCATGGCCGCCGTGCCCAAGGGCTATCTGGCCCTCGTGCGCGAGGCGACCGTCGCCAAAATCGCCAAACCGGTGGCCGATCTGCGCAGCCGCCTCCTCGGCGATTTCGCGCTGTCCAAGGTCCGAAAGGCCCGGTTGCAAACCGGCGCGGGCGAGATTATAGTCTCCCGCTCCGCCGAGCAGGATTTTTCCGCGCCCGGCGCGGAGACGCTCGACGACGAGCGGGTGCTCGCCGACCTTCGGCGGCTGGTGGATCTGTCGGGGATCGGCGAAATCGAGCCTCGGTTGGCCAACAAAGCCGTCAACGCGCTCATGAAGCCGGATCTGGTGATCGAACTGACGGGCGATGGGGACCGTGTCCTCGCGCGTGTCGAGGCGACCCGGATGCGGGAGCCGGGGTCGAAGGACGACTTCGTGGTGGCGCGCGGGCTGACCTCGCCGGCGATTTGGCGGGTCGATCCGTCGGTGCTGGCCGGTTGGCCGACGACGATCGGCGATTGGGTGAAGCCGGCGGAAGCCGCGCCCGCCGCGGAAGGCGCGGGCGAAGGCGAAGGCGAAAAGGGCGAATGA
- a CDS encoding ABC transporter permease subunit, which yields MGLFTIWQKEWRQFFLSPVAYVVLVVFVALAGFFFFDTFTYFVQMQSMYQMYQSPGMAEQMNVNDMILTPLFHNLSVLLMLIVPLITMRLYAEEKKNRTDELLLTSPISEASIVWGKYLGAVSFYIVALMLTFQFPAMLVKFANPDPGKMATGYLGLFLMGSSFLAFGLFASTVAKTQIQAALYTFFLLLVLWILNWISESIGGASGEILKYLAMTTHFEGFASGTIALPDLIYFASFIVFFIFLATRAVESTRWR from the coding sequence ATGGGCCTGTTCACGATCTGGCAAAAGGAATGGCGGCAGTTTTTCCTGTCGCCCGTGGCGTACGTGGTGCTCGTGGTCTTCGTCGCGCTGGCCGGGTTCTTCTTCTTCGACACCTTCACGTACTTCGTGCAGATGCAGTCGATGTATCAGATGTACCAGAGCCCCGGCATGGCCGAGCAGATGAACGTCAACGACATGATCCTCACGCCGCTCTTCCACAACCTCTCGGTGCTGCTGATGCTGATCGTGCCGCTCATCACGATGCGGCTCTACGCCGAGGAAAAAAAGAACCGTACCGACGAGCTGCTCCTCACGAGCCCGATTTCCGAAGCGTCGATCGTGTGGGGCAAATACCTGGGCGCGGTGTCGTTCTACATCGTCGCCCTGATGCTCACGTTCCAGTTCCCGGCGATGCTCGTGAAATTCGCGAACCCCGACCCGGGCAAGATGGCGACCGGCTATCTCGGGCTGTTCCTCATGGGCAGTTCGTTCCTCGCCTTCGGCCTGTTCGCGAGCACGGTCGCGAAGACGCAGATCCAGGCCGCGCTCTACACCTTCTTCCTGCTGCTCGTGCTGTGGATACTCAACTGGATCTCCGAATCCATCGGCGGGGCCAGCGGCGAGATTTTGAAATACCTCGCCATGACGACGCACTTCGAAGGCTTCGCCTCGGGCACGATCGCGCTGCCCGACCTGATCTACTTCGCGTCGTTCATCGTCTTCTTCATTTTCCTGGCGACCCGCGCGGTCGAGAGCACGCGCTGGAGATAA
- a CDS encoding DNA-directed RNA polymerase subunit omega, whose protein sequence is MARITVEDCIEQVENRFALVLLAARRTRMLMKGSRFLLPQTENKHIVNALREIAAGKIHVTRKHGDPVETEVAE, encoded by the coding sequence ATGGCACGAATCACGGTCGAGGATTGCATCGAGCAGGTGGAAAACCGTTTCGCCTTGGTCCTGCTGGCGGCGAGGCGCACGCGCATGCTCATGAAGGGCAGCCGGTTCCTGCTTCCGCAGACGGAAAACAAGCACATCGTGAACGCGCTGCGCGAGATCGCGGCGGGCAAGATCCACGTCACGCGCAAGCACGGCGACCCGGTCGAAACCGAAGTCGCGGAATGA
- a CDS encoding ABC transporter ATP-binding protein: protein MVEVKGLVKSYGDYHAVRGIDFTVHQGEILGFLGPNGAGKTTTMRIVTGYMPPTEGTVLIDGLDVMTDSLKARHRIGYLPEHPPVYQEFTVRENLDFVAKLKRIARTERAGRIDVAMGRCGLTHVADRFVGHLSKGYQQRVGLAAAIVHEPDVLILDEPTIGLDPVQIQEIRALIKELGREHTVLLSTHILPEVVMTCDRVVIINQGKVVADGTVAELTRKVASSRSLTVRLASYDQNVAKRLAKLDGVLDVQATNVPGEYLLTSQAGADIANEVALEVLNAGWGLLEIADKMPSLEEVFVRLTSH, encoded by the coding sequence ATGGTGGAGGTCAAAGGTCTCGTGAAGAGCTACGGCGATTACCACGCCGTCCGCGGGATCGACTTCACCGTTCATCAAGGCGAAATCCTCGGCTTTCTGGGCCCCAACGGCGCCGGAAAGACCACGACCATGCGCATCGTGACCGGCTACATGCCGCCCACGGAGGGCACGGTGCTGATCGACGGTCTCGACGTGATGACCGACAGCCTCAAGGCCCGGCACCGCATCGGTTACCTTCCCGAGCATCCGCCCGTGTATCAGGAGTTCACGGTTCGCGAGAATCTGGATTTCGTCGCCAAGCTCAAACGGATTGCGCGCACCGAACGCGCGGGACGCATCGATGTCGCGATGGGCCGATGCGGCCTGACCCACGTCGCCGACCGCTTCGTCGGTCACCTCTCCAAAGGATACCAGCAGCGTGTGGGGCTCGCCGCGGCGATCGTCCACGAACCCGACGTGCTCATCCTCGACGAACCGACGATCGGGCTCGACCCGGTGCAGATCCAGGAGATTCGCGCCCTCATCAAGGAACTCGGTCGCGAGCACACGGTGTTGCTCTCCACGCACATCCTGCCCGAAGTCGTCATGACCTGTGACCGCGTGGTCATCATCAATCAGGGCAAGGTGGTGGCCGACGGCACCGTCGCCGAACTCACGCGCAAAGTGGCGTCGAGCCGGAGCCTGACCGTGCGCCTCGCCAGCTACGACCAGAATGTCGCGAAGCGACTCGCGAAGCTCGACGGCGTGCTCGACGTACAGGCGACCAACGTACCGGGCGAGTACCTGCTCACCTCGCAGGCCGGCGCGGATATCGCCAACGAGGTCGCCCTCGAGGTGCTCAACGCGGGATGGGGACTGCTGGAAATCGCCGACAAGATGCCCTCGCTCGAAGAAGTCTTCGTGCGCCTCACAAGTCACTAG
- a CDS encoding GldG family protein, with protein sequence MKSFAKVLKYEGLLLSFIALVVLLLATDMFVRFWYVLAVGPVALVAGLALDLGSVTSTLRRRTARFGANAIVFTIVVAAILVFLNVMAKGWDKTWDGTTAGVNTLSEQTVKIVQNLAAPVQVTAFLETTEAKTFENVLKRYQEAAKPEMFTYRIVDPDRDPQTAQRYNIQRRGAIVVEQQGSQNIIGEQTEQALTQSILKVTQAKGGPICFVSGHGEASLGDNEQNGAALFKRLLENENHEVKEIVLAGRAVPDDCAVLAIAGPDRAYGEVEVKTVTDWADKGGRLLLMAETSTTTGFEAWLESLSVKLNNDAVVEPFVNPFYGSQLGVTPVVQDYPPHEITKDLKQPTIFSLARSLTLNTNANAPAMVSPLLRTTAEAWGETDIPALLDDGKVEKSDGDAPGPLVLGAAVEMAPDAQPNPAEVDEPEAQKTPQGGGRVLVFGDSNWIRNELISQLYNSNLALNCVAWLAGKEDIISIRPNTYDAAPVFLTPQDRDAVFFVSVFSVPLLVAMFGIGVFIARGRRSDA encoded by the coding sequence ATGAAATCGTTCGCCAAAGTCCTGAAATACGAGGGGCTGCTGCTCAGCTTCATCGCGCTCGTGGTGCTGCTGCTCGCCACCGACATGTTCGTGCGTTTCTGGTACGTGCTCGCGGTCGGCCCCGTCGCGCTTGTCGCGGGGCTCGCGCTCGACCTGGGCTCGGTCACGTCCACGCTGCGCCGTCGCACCGCGCGATTCGGCGCGAACGCGATCGTGTTCACGATCGTGGTCGCCGCGATCCTCGTGTTCCTGAATGTGATGGCCAAAGGCTGGGATAAAACCTGGGACGGCACGACCGCCGGGGTCAACACGCTCTCCGAGCAGACCGTGAAGATCGTGCAGAACCTCGCCGCGCCCGTGCAGGTGACGGCGTTTTTGGAAACGACCGAGGCGAAGACATTTGAGAATGTGCTGAAGCGTTATCAGGAAGCCGCCAAGCCGGAGATGTTCACGTACCGCATCGTCGATCCCGACCGCGATCCGCAAACCGCGCAGCGTTACAATATCCAGCGCCGGGGCGCGATCGTCGTCGAGCAACAGGGCAGCCAGAACATCATCGGCGAGCAGACCGAGCAGGCGCTCACGCAGTCGATCCTGAAGGTCACGCAGGCCAAGGGCGGGCCGATCTGCTTTGTCAGCGGCCACGGCGAGGCGAGCCTCGGCGACAACGAGCAGAACGGCGCGGCGCTCTTCAAACGGCTGCTCGAAAACGAAAACCACGAGGTGAAGGAGATCGTGCTCGCGGGACGCGCGGTCCCCGACGATTGCGCCGTGTTGGCGATCGCCGGACCCGATCGCGCGTACGGCGAGGTCGAGGTCAAGACCGTCACCGACTGGGCGGACAAGGGCGGCCGGCTCCTGCTCATGGCCGAAACCAGCACGACGACGGGTTTCGAGGCGTGGCTCGAATCGCTTTCGGTGAAGCTGAACAACGATGCGGTGGTCGAGCCCTTCGTCAATCCGTTCTACGGCAGCCAGCTCGGCGTGACCCCGGTGGTGCAGGACTACCCGCCGCACGAGATCACCAAGGACCTCAAACAGCCGACGATCTTCAGCCTCGCGCGCTCGCTGACGCTCAACACCAACGCCAACGCGCCCGCGATGGTGTCGCCGCTGCTGCGGACGACCGCCGAGGCGTGGGGCGAAACCGACATCCCGGCGCTGCTCGACGACGGCAAGGTCGAGAAGTCCGATGGCGACGCTCCCGGGCCCCTCGTGCTGGGCGCGGCGGTCGAGATGGCGCCGGACGCGCAGCCGAATCCCGCCGAGGTGGACGAACCCGAAGCCCAGAAGACTCCGCAGGGCGGCGGTCGGGTGCTCGTGTTCGGCGATTCCAACTGGATCCGCAACGAACTGATTTCGCAGCTCTACAACAGCAATCTCGCGCTCAACTGCGTCGCGTGGCTCGCGGGCAAGGAAGACATCATCTCGATCCGGCCCAACACCTACGACGCCGCGCCCGTGTTTCTGACACCGCAGGACCGCGACGCGGTCTTCTTCGTCTCCGTCTTTTCGGTGCCGCTCCTCGTGGCCATGTTCGGCATCGGCGTTTTCATCGCGCGGGGACGCCGGAGCGACGCATGA